The Pristiophorus japonicus isolate sPriJap1 chromosome 3, sPriJap1.hap1, whole genome shotgun sequence genome has a segment encoding these proteins:
- the LOC139259462 gene encoding kazal-type serine protease inhibitor domain-containing protein 1-like produces MMRSGGMSRLCRLILLRAMGCALLGAVWASADSLDHVHRGWQRLLEEGDSCPPCEWDQCLAPQGCPAGVVMDSCGCCWECANMEGQICDLDNTNHFYGQCGEHLECRLDLGGLREGEVPEPQCMCRSSQAVCGSNGQTYSHICKFQEAVNGNGTDNVTLAHEGPCEAVPQIISPPFNIWNTTGEDVIFGCEIFAYPMAAIEWRKDGAETFLPGDDPHISVQFRGGPFKYEVSGWLQIQGVRNTDSGVYHCSARNKLGEVSAAASLTVVTPDQEGEIEAPWSQFQHLVEDYSDSDDYY; encoded by the exons ATGATGCGATCAGGTGGGATGTCCCGTCTCTGTCGCCTCATTCTGCTGCGGGCCATGGGCTGCGCGTTGCTGGGGGCGGTGTGGGCCAGTGCGGACTCCTTGGACCATGTGCACCGAGGGTGGCAGAGGTTGCTGGAGGAGGGAGACAGCTGCCCCCCTTGTGAGTGGGACCAGTGCCTGGCCCCCCAGGGCTGCCCCGCCGGGGTGGTGATGGACTCCTGTGGATGCTGCTGGGAGTGCGCCAACATGGAGGGGCAGATCTGCGACCTGGACAACACCAACCACTTCTACGGCCAGTGTGGGGAGCACCTCGAGTGTCGGCTGGACCTGGGGGGCCTGAGGGAAGGGGAGGTGCCGGAGCCCCAGTGCATGTGTCGCTCCAGCCAGGCTGTGTGCGGCTCCAACGGCCAGACCTACTCCCACATCTGCAAGTTCCAAGAGGCTGTCAATGGCAATGGGACGGACAACGTCACCCTGGCTCACGAGGGGCCCTGTGAAGCAG TTCCTCAGATCATCTCTCCGCCCTTCAACATCTGGAACACGACCGGAGAGGATGTGATTTTTGGCTGTGAGATCTTCGCGTACCCAATGGCAGCTATCGAATGGCGGAAAGACGGGGCGGAAACTTTCCTGCCAGGGGACGACCCCCACATCTCCGTACAG TTTCGAGGCGGCCCGTTTAAGTACGAAGTGAGCGGCTGGCTCCAGATCCAGGGAGTGCGCAACACGGATTCGGGGGTGTATCACTGCTCCGCACGGAACAAGCTCGGAGAGGTGTCAGCAGCAGCCAGTCTGACAGTCGTCACGCCAG ATCAGGAGGGTGAGATTGAGGCTCCATGGAGTCAGTTTCAGCATTTAGTGGAGGATTATTCCGATAGCGATGATTATTACTGA